The Penicillium psychrofluorescens genome assembly, chromosome: 2 nucleotide sequence ttcgggaaagaagaaaaatacTGTGATAATGCAACAGTAAATGATGCTGATCCAATTGAGCAAATAGCCCCAGCGGCCAAGGTCAAATCTCCGCGATGGTAGTTTGTCACGACCAACAAAAACCAAGGTGATAATTGGTAGCCCATATGAGATAGTCAGGGCGATCGTGCTGGCACTTACCACAGCCTCGAGCGCGGTTCGGCTAAAGAGGTAGAGCACTCCGACCAATGAAATAATGAGGCCGTCGGCACACAGCATTCGCAGCGGCACATTCCAATAGGAGTGAATATGCGACAAATAATTGCCCCAGGGAAAGCCGCCGTCACGACACAAGCCCCATGTGAGACGCGATGTGGCCGTCATGACGCTGACACCCTGCCCCATACCATTGATTTCAAACAGAATCATTAGCGCAACTGCCCCATTCAGTCCCACCGTGGTAGTCGCTAGCTCCGTAAAGGCGAGACCCGTTGGAGGATGTAGGATTAAATATAAATCCTGGATGGAAAACAAGCAGACGACCATGAAGAGGAACCCCGTGATCGCGCCCATGATCACGACGAGATAAAGTACCCGTGGTATATTAACCCGTGGGGCTGGGATCTCCTCTGACATATGGATAACACAGTCAAATGCGCAGAGGCCATAACCGGCCTGGCGAAGCCCAATAAACCACACAACGCCATCAGACCAGCCGGTGTTGTTAAGCCATTGGCCAAAGACAAATGATGCCAGTTGGTATCGTAGGTTCGGGTGAGTACCGGCCGATACTAGTATTGCTAGGGCGAATGCGATAAAAAGGGCACCGAATTGGATGGCGACGACGTTATTGAACCATGGCAGAATATTGTCCTTGCGACACACTATCGCGTTAACGATGGTAAATAGCAGTGTGATGCCAATGTAGACGACAAATAGTAACCACCCACTGGCGCCTTGCCACGCAGGATTGACAATTGAATTGATTGAGAACAAGAAGTCGGTCATAAAGGCAGCTTGTGACGCTGTGGCAGTCCACCAGCCAAATGTGTTTATCCAGGCACAGAGGTACGAGAGGAAACGCCCCGCAGGGTGGTTCCAGAGGCGAAATACCCAGTAAGCCTGCCCCAGGGTCGTGGGCATACTGCTGCATAGCTCGCCAAGTGATATGGCGACGCAAAGATTGCACAAGGTAACGAGGCACAAACCCCAGAGAATATTGACAGGCCCGCCGTTAGCCAAGCCACTAGCCAAGTCGTACGCTAATGTTGACCAAGTGCCCAAGATATTGAAGGCTAAAGCGAGCATACTCCACATATTGAACTTGCGTGAGAATGCTTGCTTGTAGCCCATGGTCGCCAGATCCAGGTGATCGTGGATCGTCTGATCCATAGCGGGTGGTGATTCCAATGGAACAATCGCATGTAGACCGTTGCACAACTCATCATCGTATCACGTATTCGACTAATCCAAGGCACATCTCGTTCCACGCCTTGTATCAACGCGACATCGCCCTAGCTTTCGAAGTATTTGCGGGTAGGCTGCATTCGCTGATCAGGGCTGACTGGTGCGCCATGAAATTTGTTGGTTCATATAGTTTAGAAGTCGAGTCGATGACGTGAAGGGGAAACCCCGACCACGTGATTGTTGTTCCTGGGGCGTATTCGGCCATCGAACCATGTTATCCCAGCAGACCGTGGGCGAACTTCCCCTCCTTTTCCGAATTGTGACAGCCTGAAAAGTACCAAAAATAGACGGATTACTATTCAGAAAGCGGTTACCCTGTTCATCAAAATGACATCCGGTAGTTGCGCTTGCAGCTATATTCGTTATACTGCCTCCGCTCCACCTAGCAGCTTGGTCAACTGTCACTGTACCACTTGTCGCAAACAAGCCGGCGCGCCCTACCAGACTTGGGCGATGTTTCCGATCGATAGTGTTCAATGGCATGTCAAACCCACAGTGTGGCAGTCAAGCAACTCTGCTTCACGAAGCTTCTGTCCACGCTGCGGTTCGACCCTCAGCATGATCCTTGATCACAGCCCGGAGGATGTGAGTGTAGCTGCGGGGACAATCGATGAAGGCGAAATCCCACTGCCAAGCGATCATATTTTTCTACAGGATAAAGCGTCTTGGTTTGAGGTGCCAGAGGCTGATAGGGCCAACAAGTGGGAAGAGTGGGATTGCAATGACAACATGTAGACACTCATATTCTTTAGTCTTGTAAATGCATCCATTTATACATTGTTAAAACGTGGGCGGGTTTTTCGTGTGATCATAAGCTGATTCCTCAAGTATACTCAATTACTTGACAGATGTTATGCATCGCTGATAAGGCCAGgtaaagaaaagaaaagaaaaagtcaaGAAGTGAAAAGTCCACCCATAGTCTATGATATTATGTTGATTAACAGtcgacaaaaagaaaaacacacTCCAAGGCCACCAAGGATGATAACTACATGGCCTATAAATGCGTGTATGTACACCGACACGCAAAATCCGATCCAATCGGATCTTACCCAAGACACAAGACACACacagaaaaaaagaaagaacgaGCGCAACCCTACCAAAAAATGTACCCGGGTCTCATCATACCATAATACCCACACAGACAGAGTAGAAAACAGCAAGCTCCAAATGCAGGGAAtggaaaagaacaagaaagatTGCGCTGTAGAGCAGCACATGGACTCCAGACCCACGTACATATCCATAGCCATACCCCGTACACCAACACTAACACCAACACCAAAGCCATCACTTGACGAGAATTGCGATGACTTCTAGCCAAAGGCTCTGCCAGTCAGAGGCTAGAGACATGATAGGATCACAGCCCATCGGATCTCCCAATCAACGGCAGAAATAAACAGATTTATGATGAGAGACAGAAACACGCAGAAAATGCAATTCCAGGAGATCATGatcggaggagagaagagaagtaAGCAAGATAtgagcttgaggaggaggaaatcACCGGGCTGGCATGTGGTTCGAGCCAGACCCCGTGGAGATTCCCGTCGATTGATGAGGGCGGTAATGAACTGAATCGACGGGTTTGGGCGGAAGCGATGGTGAGGTATCCCGCTTCATGCTGCTAGGCGGTTGAAAGAGGCCAGGACGAGCGGGAGGTGGAGAGAAGATGGGGTTGCGCGTGGAGGCTTCGGCAGCAGGAGAGGCGTGACTCGGATGTGGTTGGGATTTTCGCACGTCCAGTGGGGAAGAGCTTGGATCTCGATACCCGGGTTTGCGCTCGGCTTCATAGTCTGGGTTACGGAATGGTCCCTGCGGATGTTGCCGAGACTCCTGTTCCGTGCTGTATGGCGTATTGTTTGCCGAGGAGTTCGCAGCGGAGGGGTTTTCGGGAATGGTCGATGCCGATCCGTTCGGCGCATTGACGTCCACCACTCGCTTTTGAGCCGCGGGAGTCGTATACGATGATGCCTGTGGTCGTTGtgcctgctgctgctgctgcatctgtTGTTGATGGATTGGGTGCAGTGGGTTGGCCCAAGGTGTTTGTTCCAGGAATGCTTCCTCAGCAGCGGTGCGAAACACATTagacgacatggatgacaTGGCCACCCGTGGCTGTACTGTTGAAGGCCGCGGCGCTGAGACCCGAGACTCAACAGATATCTAATGCGCTGGTTAGACAGTTGCGGGTGCCCCCACCGACTCGATGTGACTTACCCCCATCTTCTCtagatcatcatccaacTCCGAAGGACGCGCCCCTAGCAATTTCGGTGCAGCCGGGAAGCCGACATACTTTGCGACACCAGCCATGACAGATACCTCATGGTTGTATGCGGTTTGATGTGAGATCTGCTGCGATCGGCGGGTCGGGAAGGGAATAATGTGGTGCGGGCTGAGCTCGTCAGTCTTGAAGCGATCGTGTTGGATCGCATAGAATTGCTTGCTCATCGCACTCGAGTGCCGTTCCCGCACGTCTCGGATGCGCTGGAAATATGTGCTGTGCGCCTGGGATCGCTCGGCTAGCCCCTTGTTCAACAGTGACTTCAATCGGTATTGGTACAAGGTGTGCTCATATTTGATCTTGGCATCCCGGTGACGTTGCACACACTCGACCTGACGCAGGTACTCGGGATGGGTGGGTTTTGGTCCAGTCAGCATCTCCAATTCGTAATTCAGCTTGGATATCTGTTCGTCGTAGATCCTGCAGGCGCGGGTGAGTAAcctccccccaaaaaaaagaggCAAGGTACATACTTGTCACGCAATGTTGCAAACTCCTTCTCTAGTGTCGCCAAGGACTCCATGGcagacatcttcttcgcagcTGTACAATGGGTCAGCTTTGATCATCAAACGGTGCAAAATTACTGacactcttcttccgcttTGGCCGCGGTCTCTGTATCGTCGGCCTCATCGACACGTTCCGCAGCCTCCACGTCATCTCCAAGATTCTCCTCAACTAGGTCGTCTGCAGCCGTCTCAGCACCACCTGTTTCAgtctcatcatccacatcacGAGCTTTTCGTCCTCCTTTCCGCTTGACCTTTTTACCCTTCTTGATGTTGGACAGTGCGATGGGAAGGTCTGACTC carries:
- a CDS encoding uncharacterized protein (ID:PFLUO_002860-T1.cds;~source:funannotate); amino-acid sequence: MDQTIHDHLDLATMGYKQAFSRKFNMWSMLALAFNILGTWSTLAYDLASGLANGGPVNILWGLCLVTLCNLCVAISLGELCSSMPTTLGQAYWVFRLWNHPAGRFLSYLCAWINTFGWWTATASQAAFMTDFLFSINSIVNPAWQGASGWLLFVVYIGITLLFTIVNAIVCRKDNILPWFNNVVAIQFGALFIAFALAILVSAGTHPNLRYQLASFVFGQWLNNTGWSDGVVWFIGLRQAGYGLCAFDCVIHMSEEIPAPRVNIPRVLYLVVIMGAITGFLFMVVCLFSIQDLYLILHPPTGLAFTELATTTVGLNGAVALMILFEINGMGQGVSVMTATSRLTWGLCRDGGFPWGNYLSHIHSYWNVPLRMLCADGLIISLVGVLYLFSRTALEAVVSASTIALTISYGLPIITLVFVGRDKLPSRRFDLGRWGYLLNWISIIYCCIITVFFFFPETPNPPSNEMNYAIAAFGIMLVVSVILWFIQGRTVYLKEDRAMQEIIRSENLLPANEQLRSDQIRFYIETDRTRLAASRLMDLWSLDPRGQL
- a CDS encoding uncharacterized protein (ID:PFLUO_002861-T1.cds;~source:funannotate); its protein translation is MEVAESREQASVGPTTGADSSIANGERNPYLDDPLMDDGRSSSLSEIDDVSDDEPSDLDDDPVEPEKSSVLENDSEAETERIEDSPQHFRKRDIVVSVGSAGPSPSKLHQSTTLDDVDDETPVADDSPSKARSFKNNGIADDGTDLDDSELPDSVSKKRKRVDVGDDTGTEVGEEEEPLKKRRSSIKSDLSDPIDDDTPLSPEPIEDPIVANEDDTPADDVPESDLPIALSNIKKGKKVKRKGGRKARDVDDETETGGAETAADDLVEENLGDDVEAAERVDEADDTETAAKAEEESAKKMSAMESLATLEKEFATLRDKIYDEQISKLNYELEMLTGPKPTHPEYLRQVECVQRHRDAKIKYEHTLYQYRLKSLLNKGLAERSQAHSTYFQRIRDVRERHSSAMSKQFYAIQHDRFKTDELSPHHIIPFPTRRSQQISHQTAYNHEVSVMAGVAKYVGFPAAPKLLGARPSELDDDLEKMGISVESRVSAPRPSTVQPRVAMSSMSSNVFRTAAEEAFLEQTPWANPLHPIHQQQMQQQQQAQRPQASSYTTPAAQKRVVDVNAPNGSASTIPENPSAANSSANNTPYSTEQESRQHPQGPFRNPDYEAERKPGYRDPSSSPLDVRKSQPHPSHASPAAEASTRNPIFSPPPARPGLFQPPSSMKRDTSPSLPPKPVDSVHYRPHQSTGISTGSGSNHMPAR